The genomic stretch GCGGGAGCAGGATTTAAACCTATCTCGAGAATTTGAACCTGAGACCTTGAGAGGAGCACATATTATAGCTTGTGAGTTAATGAACAACATCTGAGAAATGAGAAAAACAAGGAAGAGATTAGGTGAATGTTACCTTATTATGAATAACATCTTTAAGAATAGTAGTAATCCTTGCCAAGGTTTCAATCTTCTTGTTCATTTCACTCACATGTGTCAAATGTGCAACATTTTTATCATCCTAAAAACACAAAAACAAATATATATAACTTTTCTTGCAATGTGGAAACCCAGATCCAAAAAAAATGCAGACCTTTCGTCCTTGAAGTTCGACTTGCAGATCAGCGATTTTCCTTTGAACGGAAGTTAATTCTCTCAAAACCCTAATTAAATCTTCACCCTTTTCGCCGGTTGTTGGGGACGAATTCTGAGGCGGTTcgtggggagaagatgaagatgaagatgaagatgaaagtGATGGGGATGAGACGTTGAAACCGAGATCAGCGGCAATTGATAGAGCATCGGACATTCCACCAATTCGCTTCACAGCTTTCCTTCCAACCCAACTCGATTCGTTTCCCATTGACATTTTCAAATTTCAGTACAAGGAGAGACGAAGGAGAAGGAAACGAACAGTGTCAACCTCGGAATGTCTTATGTCTGGTTTCTTCCTCTCCTCGGTGTTCTAGACTTGGAGTTTTTGTTTGAATATCTAATTAGTGTTTTTCAA from Lathyrus oleraceus cultivar Zhongwan6 chromosome 7, CAAS_Psat_ZW6_1.0, whole genome shotgun sequence encodes the following:
- the LOC127106082 gene encoding AUGMIN subunit 2 encodes the protein MSMGNESSWVGRKAVKRIGGMSDALSIAADLGFNVSSPSLSSSSSSSSSPHEPPQNSSPTTGEKGEDLIRVLRELTSVQRKIADLQVELQGRKDDKNVAHLTHVSEMNKKIETLARITTILKDVIHNKDRIIARLQQPYSLDCIPVEAEYQKEFSELLMKAASDYGALTASVADFQWSQNFKEPPSVWGEMLRPIPVALASCTRYFEAMSAKRESFSALQKMRVGQFESTVPSTPARDPSQRLPGVSDSLTSLPSE